The sequence acggcagaggaAGGGTCAATTGGCACTGGTAGATGGATAGGATCCTTCATTTACATTCATAAAAATTAATCCCTATCAAACGCTTTCAAGTTGCAAGCagatcggttgaagataagtgtcAGAAAAAGAGGCTGATTCTAAGCGTTCTTGTACATATTCaataatgtattttggccatattttctgagcccatagttcgatccggtcaattttcaatagtagaCAATGGTATAAAATTCTCCATCCAAATCAATTTGCTGCGATCAAATCGATTGAGAACAAGTGTCAGTCCTTTCATATAAAGTTTGTTTTTATGCGAATATATAACTTTCTCGTACACTCAGTGTTTGCTTTGGTGCTAAAACAGGTAGGCACTGTAGTTAGAATTCCTACAAAAGTATATTATTGTGTACATTTTAGCCTGGCAAACTCTCCATCACTAACGTAATCGTAGAATGGTGTGCAAGTTTGCGACTGGAGAAAGGATACGTTCTTACAAAAGCTCATCATCTGCTGAGTTGTCATAAATAGGTCAAAACATGCAAATTGGACTGCAGGAAAATAAATGGATATTTTTTAGTGTATTAAGACTTATTTTCATCGTATAAcataaattttgagaaaaaaaaatttgcttcgattatatggaaaattcgattatatggacttttttgcatcgaaaaagtccatataatcgaggtatagctgtattatagttttttttgtcctcagatacatgaATTCCATTAAAAAGAATTAAAAAGCCATTCTTAGTCGTTGGAAatttggcccattctcacctaCTTGGACCATTATCACCCCTGATGACAATGTCTAATTTACAGTTTTATGTTCGTATTATTCTCTAGAATTTGGCTTTTCAAATTTAACACATTTTGTtccttcgaccatttgtcctttcgaccttttgtccattcaacCTTTCGTCCATTCAACCTTTCGTccattcaaccttttgtccttcgaccctttgtctttagaccttttgttcttcgaccttttgtttttcgaccttttgtcaaagattccgttaggcataaaataaCTCAAAGAACATCCTATGACACAAAAAAGACAgaattctcgcgtgatttttgaaaacgtcgtaagtccaaatgagagactctctttcattacgctctcttttgctaatatctaggctagtttaaaatttgttgcaatattttctgtCCAGAATCCAACTCAAAACTCCAATCCAAAACaactgacattttttttgtttttgatgtgttTATAATTGTCTCAAAATGGTTTTGTAACATATAATTTTGAAtgcatcgacatagggagagaaaTCGAAATATTGAACATCGAGATGCAGAGAgtcgattgttttttttttttttttttgtatctttattaaagagactttcagcccgaggctggctcgtctccgagagTCAAATGTATTATCGCATTAATAGAAAACAATAGTTTGTTCATTTCTTTCTCGATCaaactgatcaattttattCCGGCGATCGAAaatcccccggattacggtactacATATATCTTCGGATTTGCCCTATTTTAAATGGATCAAATTCCTAAACGGCAGCTTTTCCTTAATCTATGACTCTATTCGCATTCTTAAACATTCCTTCCACTGAACCAAAAAAATGTACACAGCCCTCGCTAACGGGAAATCGTACTAGAACCGATCATGTCTAGATTCCGAGAAGCTAATTCTTCAGTAAAACGAGTAGGAGGAATATGTTAGTCAAACATACATACATTATATTTCCAAAGTAATGGTTACTAAGTAGGTTGAACAGTGCATACCTGTAATGAAATAAACGAACGATATATTAGCATAGTTTCAATTTAGTGTAGTTAATAAAATCCAATTGTAAAATCAGAATACAACACAATTTACTCGACTATTATATTTGTTTGTTCAATAATATTAGTACATTacacatatttttatttacatttaaatgTAGAAACTATTCCGATTTATTGCTTATTGCTCAGTCATACCGTGGATTACCACCAAAAACTTCCGATTCAATACCTAAATGGTTTTCACCTCGCAAAAACTTCACAAACCCTCCATCACCCCAGTCTGATCCCCAAGTGTTTGCTAAAAGCCAGTATTTGGTGCCGTTTTCGATCCCCCAACCGAGTAACTTAACAATATGCAGTCCACGATGCCGCCCGCTTGTATGTCTATAAACTCCAGAACGGTAACTGCTGAAATCACTATAGATCTGGAAAGTCGCAGAAACCGGACCACCCAGATAAATGTTCCACATTATCATCTCCTCTTCGGGCAGCACATGAAAGGACCTCACAGCGTATCGCTTATCTGCTTCATACCCAACCGGATGACCTATCCGACACTGCTGCACACATTCCAGCTCCTCTGGTTCTGGCTCCCCATACACGCATGCGTCAACCTCATATGGTCGACAACCTTCCCCGGAGTCAAACTCTCCTCCACTAACGACTCCATGGCTTCTCCAGTGCCACCACACTCGGTGCGGATATCCTCCGGTACAGTCTCCGCATCCCACGCAACAAGAGGCGACATCTTGCGAGCTGAAAGTATGCTGCTGGGTTCCATTGGATTGTATACACCATCGGTCGGTCATGGCTGCTGCAACGGACACTGCGTAGCACGACGCACAACAGCCCTGGTTGCGAACTTCTCTCAACGAAGGGCACTCCGGCCAATGGTCCCGTGCGTCGAACGTCTCCGGCAGATCATCGGTTCTGGGCCGGCTCAACATTGGATCTGGATCCAGCATCCGTAGTTCGGCTTCGCTGGCACTGCCCGCGGTGGTCATGTATACGGGTTCCGGTCCCTGGTTGATGCCGGCTTTCCACGTTTTGGCCCGGGAATTGATAGCGGCGATGAACTCATCGCGAGTTAGGTTGTCTTCGTAGATGTCTGGATCTGCTCCGGCAAACGCGGTTGAGACGAAAAGAACGAATACTATTCTGTGCACTTTCATACTGTTGCGAGACTGATAAAATCGTTAGACTGGATTAGCGATTATAACTAGCTGGATTTATATAGTAAGACAACATACAAGTAGCGACACGTGGAAATCTCAAGTGGTTGAGAAACATTGATATCAATTTCATAAGTTGCCAATCGCTAGCGTTATTATTAGCATTGATATAATGAAAGTGAGCAAATTAGAGAAAATGGTATGGTAGACGCCGACACTATTCCCTAGCTGAGTAAATAGGGGACCTgtttcgttttccatctcactgaacatatattcaactcatcgtaaaacaaagaaatacagcaccaatctcgtcgctaacacgcgtgctcactgctgaaaaaaatcacaaaaataagaaacaaaccaaattccttttcattgatttgtttttgatgggatggaaataggagctatgggatgaagtgccaaaccgttcccctaataGGGTTTCAATCCAAAGAGATAAGAGAAAACCTGTCGCTAAACATACCTGTATTCAATGTGCCACATCGTTATAGACATCGAAAAAAGATACTCcataaaaatcttttaaaacAGCTTCGGTGCTGTGCCGTCGAAAAATTCTATCGAAAGACGGTGTCAAAACAATACAAACAGTCCCTTAATCCATACAAGCCATATCACAGGAATCAAATCAAACATCGCTCCAGTTCCAAAGAACCGAATTCGATCTGGTAGCTCAGACGAAGAAAtctgatgaaattaaataaacatGTTGATTCGAGCACTGTGTACAGCTCGGTGTAATATCGAACACTACTGTGTTGCTTCAGTTGCTACTTCTGGTACTGATTCTTGCTGCCATGTAGGGTGTGAGGCTTTTGATCCTTTGAGATTTGTCGCGAGCTTTCCACCGACAACAAAGACGAAACAGCAGCCGGGTTTGAACGGGGGAAAATCGAACGAGAAGCAAAATCTCAAACCGTAACGGGTTTCGTTCTAATCCTTGGAATCGATAAAATTGAAGGCAAACATCACGGTAGGATAAACATGATCCAATTCCGACatcattttctttctttttttttgtgagaTGGGTTCCATTTCACCATCGACCATCGCACAGTGAAGGCATTCGGACTACTGCCCGTGCAAATTTGGTGCATCCTCTTCATGATATTGACTTGTAGTAGTACTGCAGCACATTCATCTTGACATGattttaactactaatattTTCAGTGAATCATATGTTTGAGAAACAACACCAATTTTGTATACAATGGATGACAGTCTTCGGTAAAAATTGGTTGAAATTAACTCCCTTTGTGGGGAAAGACATAAAGCATTTGCGATAAATTTGTAAGAGATATTGTTCAGCTTTTCAGCTAATGACTTTCAAAACGAAGTCTTTTATTTACTGTAAAAGGCCGCAGGTTGACATATCCCGCAATACCAGGACTTGGGATTTACAGTTGTAAAGGTGAcgataatataaaataaaagaaaacaagtGCACgatggtcccagagtcgaatctagcaagacaaaaatgtttgcgccaaaactattagttttagatatatgtATAGTGTCTTTGGgggaaaaaatcatatttttagaCGATTTTTTCCGATGTAGTGAAGAAGTTTATAAcatcaactttttaatttttcggtagaaacttgtgcaatgttccacaaagttgtagagcaattaattttgagcaacttcgccgaagaaaccattttttatcatttatgAGCTTtttcacaagttatgagctttttcaataaacacgttagggcggtccctaaaaatcggtattcttcacatacctttttatacattcatttttCGCATCAACTTTGTTTCGAGCACTTCTAGGACATTTTTGCACCATGGATCTATCTCCTATAACAaaaaagtttttcgaatttttgtatgaaaaacatgtttttttcatatgcgtatGTATCAAAATAgagcaaaccgattttcaatctattggttctattcgaaagctcgcacttttctgcgtttatggtgagactgagagagcgttttttgtttaaagcgttttatttcattttgaaacaaatatgtttttaatagaaaaacggatataacttgataaatatacgcgataggtccatgggtcttcaacaaaaagatgtgcctccgacttgaaagatctccatcctgagcgttgcccagctttcgctttaacctgttaccaggtaagatttcggtcgacttcttttatttctttattgaggcttcgccgccatgagcctttgggtctgcctctgctgcgatgtcccgctgggttccagtctaatgcttgtttacagatttcgttttcgCCCCTacgcctctggtgacaacgacgatggagctcgttgtttgcgatccagttgtgaggccaccaggcccgaattatataccgcaggcatctgttaatgaacacctgcagccgttgagtgttctccactgatacacagcatgtttcgctagcgtataacagcacagatttcacgttagagttgaaaattcgtattttggtgcgttcacttatctgcctgttttttcagatatttcttaaactcgcaaaggcagccgtctaacgccatttggctaccaagatattgaaaactttcaacattctccactggttgcccggctactgtgaaactggaaggagtcaccgtgtttacatccaacgatttggttttgttgacgttgatgactaaacctgccgaggaggagcgctcggcaaggtcgttgagcttactctgcatatcagagcgccgtttcgcgaggagtgcaacgtcatcagccaattcgaagtcgtttaggtgctccatggttataggctgccataacagcccacgatttggttcacggtcaatcgcatctaccagaatctcatcgattacgatgaggaacagtaacgatgatagaatacatccttgcctcacaccagctacgacccggatatggtcagacaggaccccattgtgcagcactctatacgaaaaggcctcgtacagtgcttcgatgaggccgatgattttctcaggaacccccttgcgtctcagggcgccccacatattctcgtgattgagacggtcgaaagctttttcgtagtcaatgaataccaagtaaagggactcttggaattcgttgacctgctccagaattatgcggagcgtgacaatatggtccacacaggatcttccggcacggaatccggcctgctgccgacggagagtcgcatcgatcttctcctaaATCCATAGAACTTGCATAGAACGTTCTTGGCTTTCAGTCTGAATAAGGATCATAAACGGATATCCGTTCTAAACCTAACGTTTCGGTCACATTTATTGTGCCTTTTTCAAAGGATAGAAAACACAATAAATGTGACCGAAACGTTAGGTTTAGAACGGATATCCGTTTATGATCCTTATTCAGACTGAAAGCCAAGAACTGTCTACATAACCTCAATCACAGTCGACTCCTTAAACacttgcatagaactttgagaacggtacacagctaCATAACCTCAATCACAGTCGACTCCTTAAACacttgcatagaactttgagaacggtacacagcaacataatgcctcgccagttatcgcatacagtcaggtcaccctttttgggcaccttcactaagataccttgcatccagtcgaccgggaaagtggcggtgtcccagataatacgaaataaacgatgcattagttgagcggatgtcatggggtcagctttgagcatctcggctgatatgcgatcgtcCCCTGgtgctttattcgatttcatgctttggatggctgtttgaatctctagcagtgatggagcttcggtattgacgcgtattatacgtcggatcctaggcagatcatgccgaggtggtgatggcctggctggcacttgaaaaagttgttcgaagtgctcgaaccagcgtttcagctggtcagttgggtcggtcaataactgatcattcgcgtctttcacaggcatcgttgcattcatcttcgtccagcttaagcgtcgtgagatatcgtagaggaggcgaaagTCCCCGCACGCTTAAAATAaattacacatcgcatgaataattttcacacatgacgacgatgacacgagagaatagcaatctgtgtgaaaattatgtgtAAGACATGCACAGTCGCTGAGTAatgtcttttattcttttaatatGTGTAAGAAACTTTGCTTCGAACTGTCAAGTCCATTTTGATCGCCATGATGGCGGTTGCGTTCGGCACGCATCGCAacgaaaatgactttttctgtggATTTTCGTCATGTTTCGATACGATACAACTAAAATGTGCAACTATAAACATCGCACTTTAGTTTGGTCATATCGAAGCAAATGGGGACTCCTCTGAAATAGTATAAACATGTTgggataattttcaatttacatgaaaaaatataattgaggttAGGTCCGTTTTCCGACCGCTCTCTCACTGTGTGAAATGAACGCATCGGAAATCGTTAATCGTCAATTAcactaaaatgagtaacatggcagttacacataatatgtgttgttccaggttaggcccgttttgtgtgaacgaaacacaaaattgtgtgaatgactttaagcgtgtatcgcggctttggcttctcttcgctcctctatcttcctccaggtctcatcggtgatccattgttttctctgggtgcgtagttcgcccagattgttctcgctggtggtgatgaaggcattcttgatggcggtccattggtcttccacgctgccaccttccggattatctgcagcacgcgtctccagttcttcaacgaaggaccgtttcaccgtggcatcttccagtcggcgtgtgttgaatcgtcgtccaactttttcctcctgccgacgaatccgcgcaatgcgcaggcgtatttcgccgatgaggaggtgacgATCAGACGctatatcggcactacgtttattccgtacatcaagaaggctccgtttccattttcggctgatgcagatgtggtcgatttgattttctgtaaagccgtcacgggagacccatgTAACCTTGtcaaccggtcgatgagggaagagcgatcccccgatcaccatatcgttattaccacaaaattctgcgaacagctctccgttttcgctcatttctccgagactatggcgtcccataatgcgctcatggttcgagttgtcggatcttcgcattgaagtcgcctaaacagatcttgatatcacccttcgaaattctatctacgacggcattgaattggctgtagaagttctatttgtcttgcagatcggtaCCATCGATTGgagcataacattggattatagtaaggtttcggacccgtgttctaaatctggcaacgattatcctttcacttatagtttcccacttcataagcgcagagtgtgcctgaacGCTTAGTAGGAAACCAACTCcacgatgccggggagcgtgttcacctcgtaaaccagagtgtagcagaacttgtcccgacggcgttctgtgttctccaaagtttggccaacggacttcactcagtcccaggatctcaagcttcatgcggcgtgcctcattggcaagttgtgccaatttaccctgctgggctagggttaaaacgttccatgttcctattcgtgtccgttgtttcgcgctaagagtcgtcgccgtaaaatcagtccgtattctttcattatcggattctcgaacaaattgatgtttcgggaacagtaggttgttggcccaaggttccctatccaccgggatggggcagccatcttaggtatagcttccggggaatagcatttcatactcagccgctggatgccagaacagtcgctgttggagccgcacctccttggtgaacagacgctcgatcagtcgggtcaaatttgtttaaagtcccatccaacaccaggactaggctagtgcgctttgagcggcacacggtcacttTGATAGGGTCTGCTTGGGGAcaaatgcagctttttatagaagttcaacagagcttactgtcgaaccccaccacatcctaagcAGAcaccacaggacgcaccctctcactctagctgatgtcagaaggacaacagtgctcaggctacactaccagctaagtacgcaacccttagctggcggtcaattgtcattgGAAGACGcttggaagcgtgagtattggaacttgtgaggaccagagctatcccaagtaacattttgaattctatttggatttattcaagttttattgcagttttatcaAGGATTCGCATAAACTGTAAAGTTTTATCATAGTTTTCATCTAGTCCAAGTTACCTCAAAGCTAAATTCTCttataatagttttatgataTGCTCCAGGTCCATCTTAAActgtttattttgataaattatgcagCAAGAGCACTTTATCCCAATTGAAACCAAATAGTTTTGAGAAAGTTTTATGGTACTCTTCATTAAGAAAGAACGATCTTGAAAATGCCATTATAAAACTTCCTTAAAACTATGTGGTTTTGAGTGGGAGAAAGTGCTCTTGTTGaagaatacatcaaaacaatcaAAACATAATGTCAAATTGGACGCAAACAAGtgtataaattaaaaacaagtggaaaataatgtaaatttatCCCATATATGGAAACTCCATTTGCGCAAGcatctgttttatttttctatcgGAGTTTTCTTTCTATAGGATCAAATTTACCACCAGCTGCATCAGCTGTCTTGATCTTCCAATACCAGGCAGATTTCATATCCTCCCATTTATCATATGATCGatcaattttctttaaaatacattttctcgattttttggGCGTTCGTAATCATAACCAACTGGGAACAATACACATGCGAATTTCTCCAGTTTTCAACGAACGGTTGAGCTACGCATCAACTGTGTCgtttttttattgcaatcatgCGTGCCCACTACTGAAAACCATCACAAGCatgaaaatcaaaacattttgcgctccaatTATTTGTTCtcgattgttattgatatagataGATAGGTATTATGAACccgaggagcagtaaccctactgagttttaatttaattcagCATTTTGTGCAGATATTTAGTTTAGTAAATATTTAACGGCGAACTCTTTCCAAATGAACTTGTTTTCGTTGGATAtgtaaacaacatgttataatgAAAGCACCAAGCTTATAACGCTCTTCAATAAAACTTCTTAGTTTTGACCAGTACTAGTTAGTTTTATTCAAGACAAACTAAGCTTCGTCAAGATTGCGATAAATCTAGTTCAATTTATCATGCTCCTGCATAAACCTAACAGGTTTTGTATGAGATGAAGTGATTTTAATCCAATCTTATGATGGTTTTCgataaaactattgaaatcatGGCGGATTATCGTCTGCGTCAAATTTCTTGATGGAAGCCATTTCTATATGAACGATGAAaactatttgttttaattttacatGCATAAATCATTTCATAGATTGGGgcataaaacaaatattgttacatctgcgaaataaaaagtagagcaaaatttattttttgggtatgtacaattttttaaataaaaatagtttttcaaaataatattatatCTTGCAATATAAATAAGGCGCATTCAATATTCGTTACATTTATTCGGAAAAGCATCGACAAAGTGGTTGTGGCATGTGGAATTACACGATCACAATGCAATTAAATTTCAAGTTATCAACGTATCCATAATAATTTTTATCATTATGAGATACTGTTCGATTTGGTTCAGACAAAATTCAATATAAACAAGTATAAACATCAGCAGATCTAGATAACGAAAACAAATGCTGTCAAATTCCTTAGTAATCCTAACAGGGTTTTATGCTGATCTTTCATGCCATCATAAGCTCACTTTGATAAAACTAACAAGTTTTAAGCGAACCTTGGAAAATGGTCTTGAACACCTTCTCAAGAGTGGGCCTCTTTCGTCTTATAGTGGTTTTATGGCTGTCTTGGAGCAAGCTTGTAGGACAATTGGctttaaatgtggttttaagGCACAAGTCTAGAAGTATGCTTCAAGTGcatcataaaattaattttgctacTTGGGATGGTAGGCGCCCCTtctcccggatgtcaactcaaaAACGAttttcgtaaggaaataaacCTTAGATCGATCAAAGTAGGCTGAACTAGAGAGCAGTGATGTCTCATCTTTAAGTGCACTGCACGAGTAACTTTTTTCGAGATTGTCCAAACAAAAACAGGAACCAACGCACTGCATGTGGACATTTGAATTGCACGCGCTACCCGAGCAAACCTTGAGATCAAATCGATAGCTTGCATTGATGTTGTGAAATTGCTGACAAGTAGGTAATCAATACTCATGTTGATGTCTTTCATGCTGTTCTAACGGTTAAACAATCAAAATGTTCAGGAGAAAAATCGTATAGCTACATcagattgaaaataatttccgcTGTTGATGCAATCAACTTGAAGACTGattttgatgttggtttttcgaGTGGTACAGGTATCAGGGTAAtataatttcaaacaatttgggTCAGGGTAATGTTATTTCAATCAACTTTCATCTGGGTTCATTTCACGTTAGCA comes from Armigeres subalbatus isolate Guangzhou_Male chromosome 2, GZ_Asu_2, whole genome shotgun sequence and encodes:
- the LOC134214733 gene encoding cathepsin B-like; translation: MKVHRIVFVLFVSTAFAGADPDIYEDNLTRDEFIAAINSRAKTWKAGINQGPEPVYMTTAGSASEAELRMLDPDPMLSRPRTDDLPETFDARDHWPECPSLREVRNQGCCASCYAVSVAAAMTDRWCIQSNGTQQHTFSSQDVASCCVGCGDCTGGYPHRVWWHWRSHGVVSGGEFDSGEGCRPYEVDACVYGEPEPEELECVQQCRIGHPVGYEADKRYAVRSFHVLPEEEMIMWNIYLGGPVSATFQIYSDFSSYRSGVYRHTSGRHRGLHIVKLLGWGIENGTKYWLLANTWGSDWGDGGFVKFLRGENHLGIESEVFGGNPRYD